Proteins from a genomic interval of Prevotella sp. E13-27:
- a CDS encoding very short patch repair endonuclease, translating to MDKLSAQQRHANMAAIRSKDTKPEMIVRRGLWKRGFRYRLNHKRLPGHPDLVLRKYRTCIFVNGCFWHGHHINLQFDDLQFTISNSGCCKIPKTNREFWVAKIRRNKERDKEEQRRLAEMGWHCITVWECELKPSKREETLESIAFTLNHIWLQDHGAKTNSYPKVEEEDMQMPMAAEETIINK from the coding sequence ATGGATAAACTCTCAGCACAACAAAGACACGCCAATATGGCGGCGATTCGGTCGAAGGATACTAAGCCGGAGATGATTGTGCGTCGTGGGTTGTGGAAGAGAGGGTTCCGGTATAGGTTGAATCATAAGCGGTTGCCTGGACATCCAGACTTGGTGCTGAGAAAGTATCGGACGTGCATCTTTGTGAATGGGTGCTTTTGGCATGGACACCATATCAATTTACAATTTGACGATTTACAATTTACGATTTCTAATTCGGGGTGCTGCAAGATTCCGAAGACGAACAGGGAGTTCTGGGTGGCGAAGATTAGAAGAAATAAGGAACGGGATAAGGAGGAACAGCGGAGGCTGGCGGAGATGGGCTGGCATTGCATCACCGTTTGGGAGTGCGAGCTGAAGCCGTCAAAGCGAGAAGAGACGCTGGAATCGATAGCATTCACCCTGAACCATATCTGGTTGCAGGATCATGGGGCGAAGACTAATTCTTATCCGAAGGTGGAAGAAGAGGATATGCAGATGCCGATGGCGGCAGAAGAAACGATAATAAACAAATGA
- a CDS encoding DNA alkylation repair protein, which translates to MTAKEIISYMESLQNEEQRRILMGFFKTGPGEYGEGDEFLGLKVPQTREVVKNAWKDFPLDEVPELLMSKWHEVRLCGLLILVAKFEKLATKRLENDEKTICGRDEILTMYLQYAERANNWDLVDLSVHKILGHWLLLPTNLSPFPIPTVANGNSLPFVGPQPHPVAALKTPVAPQGGWDSLQIAYKRQVLDELAQSENLWKQRMSIVCSWKTSQMGDPSWCLRYAEVHLHHPHDLMHKAVGWMLREMGKRVSMDLLREFLHQHAHEMPRTMLRYAIEKMSEQERQYWMKR; encoded by the coding sequence ATGACGGCCAAGGAGATAATATCGTATATGGAATCGCTGCAGAATGAGGAACAGCGACGGATACTCATGGGGTTCTTTAAGACGGGGCCTGGGGAATATGGCGAGGGCGATGAGTTCCTGGGGCTGAAGGTTCCGCAGACACGCGAGGTGGTAAAAAATGCATGGAAGGACTTTCCCTTGGACGAGGTGCCAGAACTGCTGATGAGTAAATGGCATGAGGTGAGGCTTTGCGGTCTGCTGATTTTGGTCGCGAAATTTGAGAAACTGGCTACCAAACGACTGGAGAATGACGAGAAGACCATCTGTGGTCGCGACGAGATTCTGACGATGTATCTGCAGTATGCTGAGCGGGCGAACAACTGGGATCTTGTGGATTTGTCTGTGCATAAGATTCTGGGGCATTGGCTGCTACTACCGACGAACCTAAGCCCCTTCCCGATTCCCACCGTCGCGAATGGGAATTCGCTCCCCTTTGTGGGGCCGCAGCCACATCCGGTGGCTGCTCTAAAGACCCCAGTCGCCCCCCAAGGGGGATGGGATTCCCTTCAAATCGCATATAAGCGGCAAGTGCTGGATGAACTTGCACAAAGCGAAAATCTTTGGAAGCAGAGAATGAGCATAGTGTGTTCGTGGAAGACCTCACAGATGGGGGACCCGTCGTGGTGTCTGAGGTATGCAGAGGTACACCTGCATCATCCGCATGACTTGATGCACAAGGCGGTGGGTTGGATGCTAAGGGAGATGGGTAAGCGCGTAAGCATGGATCTTCTTCGTGAATTCCTGCATCAACATGCCCATGAAATGCCTCGCACCATGTTACGCTATGCCATTGAAAAGATGTCGGAACAGGAACGACAATATTGGATGAAACGATAA
- a CDS encoding (deoxy)nucleoside triphosphate pyrophosphohydrolase — MKQIEVVAAIIRKGDKIFATQRGYGEWKDWWEFPGGKMETGETPEEALVREIREELSAEISVDEFLCTVEYDYPKFHLTMHCYLCSLVTEALHLNEHEAAKWLAKNELDSVDWLPADVIVVQTIKTRIR; from the coding sequence ATGAAGCAGATAGAAGTCGTAGCAGCAATAATCCGCAAGGGAGATAAGATATTCGCCACCCAGCGGGGATATGGCGAGTGGAAGGACTGGTGGGAGTTCCCTGGCGGAAAGATGGAAACAGGGGAGACGCCGGAGGAGGCACTCGTGAGGGAGATTCGCGAAGAACTGTCTGCGGAAATCAGCGTGGATGAGTTTCTTTGTACGGTGGAGTATGATTATCCAAAGTTCCATTTAACCATGCATTGCTATCTATGCTCGCTGGTGACGGAGGCGCTGCATCTGAATGAGCACGAAGCGGCGAAGTGGCTGGCGAAGAATGAGCTGGATAGCGTTGACTGGTTACCAGCAGATGTGATTGTTGTTCAAACGATTAAAACAAGAATACGATAA
- a CDS encoding GtrA family protein, producing MDKKETFGQLVRFGIVGTIAAAIHYGVYWLLQIFIEVNIAYTVGYIVGFLVNYYLSAHFTFREKASVCNGIGFGGAHAVNYLLHIVLFNFFLWMGFSRAVAPLAVLAIAVPANFIMVRFVFKHFKKQ from the coding sequence ATGGATAAAAAGGAAACATTTGGCCAGCTTGTTCGCTTTGGTATCGTGGGCACCATTGCCGCCGCTATCCACTACGGTGTGTACTGGTTGCTGCAGATCTTTATCGAGGTAAACATCGCTTATACCGTAGGCTATATCGTTGGTTTCTTAGTTAACTACTATCTGTCGGCCCACTTCACCTTCCGCGAAAAAGCCTCTGTCTGCAACGGTATTGGTTTTGGCGGCGCCCATGCTGTTAACTACCTGCTACATATCGTGCTGTTTAATTTCTTCCTGTGGATGGGATTCAGCCGTGCGGTAGCCCCATTGGCTGTTTTAGCCATCGCCGTACCAGCCAATTTCATCATGGTACGTTTTGTTTTCAAACACTTTAAAAAGCAGTAG
- a CDS encoding transposase: protein MTAKLEKIHEMYKLLNEKERVNHDILSTFGRFGLSQALRRLGLEKQQGVSALQLIISLCLFRFNGESVFGMYRKDFHALVETGKNCYYRMLNRETMDWRCLLLRMCVRFFAILRKEHAEETEQPRCYIIDDTTLEKTGVSIEGVSRVFDHVRHKCVLGFKELILAYFDGRTTIPVDFSLHREKGKESNYGLSGDERKGQFSKKRDEKNPDHARHKELDMKKTDCAVAMMQRAWKAGLRAAYALCDSWFTCEEFIHAVRAIGDGSVHFLGMGKMDNRRYYVRGFHQNVYEMISRYERTEAKKMPKYNSRYFIVNGFMGKEIVRIFFIKYGHNQNWNIIVTTDLTMGITKCFETYQIRWSIEVLAKESKQYLGLGRYQGRDFDGQIADCTLCHMTYIVLALDKRLNDYETMGALFEEQRADLMALTLWQRLLAVIKRLLDVLADMLGVTYKELSANIVCNEKMLDKYIVMAEALEEYEEAA from the coding sequence ATGACTGCAAAATTAGAGAAAATCCACGAGATGTACAAACTTTTGAACGAAAAAGAGCGTGTGAACCACGATATTTTATCGACCTTTGGTCGTTTTGGCCTCTCTCAGGCCCTCCGTCGACTCGGTTTGGAGAAGCAGCAGGGCGTGTCTGCCTTGCAGCTGATCATCTCTTTGTGCCTGTTCCGCTTCAACGGCGAGAGTGTCTTCGGTATGTACCGCAAGGACTTCCATGCCTTGGTCGAGACTGGCAAGAACTGCTACTACCGCATGCTTAATCGTGAGACTATGGACTGGCGCTGCCTGCTGCTTCGCATGTGTGTGCGCTTCTTCGCCATCCTGCGCAAGGAGCATGCTGAGGAGACGGAGCAGCCCCGCTGCTACATCATCGATGACACGACATTGGAAAAGACTGGCGTTTCAATCGAGGGTGTCAGCCGCGTGTTCGACCATGTGAGACACAAGTGCGTGCTGGGCTTCAAGGAACTGATACTGGCCTACTTCGACGGGCGTACCACGATACCCGTTGACTTCTCCCTGCACCGCGAGAAGGGCAAGGAGAGCAACTACGGCCTGAGCGGGGATGAACGTAAGGGGCAGTTCTCCAAGAAGCGTGATGAAAAGAACCCCGACCATGCAAGGCATAAGGAACTGGACATGAAGAAGACCGACTGCGCAGTAGCCATGATGCAACGCGCGTGGAAGGCTGGGCTCCGTGCCGCATACGCCCTTTGCGACAGTTGGTTCACCTGCGAGGAATTCATACATGCCGTTCGTGCCATAGGCGACGGAAGCGTGCATTTCCTCGGTATGGGTAAAATGGATAATAGGAGATACTATGTGCGTGGATTCCATCAGAACGTATATGAGATGATCTCGCGCTACGAGCGCACTGAGGCAAAGAAGATGCCCAAGTACAACAGCCGCTACTTCATCGTCAACGGATTCATGGGTAAGGAGATTGTACGTATCTTCTTCATCAAGTACGGCCACAACCAGAACTGGAACATCATCGTCACCACCGACCTGACAATGGGAATCACCAAGTGTTTCGAGACCTACCAGATCAGGTGGAGCATAGAGGTGCTGGCGAAAGAGAGCAAGCAGTATCTCGGCCTCGGACGCTATCAGGGAAGGGACTTCGACGGACAGATTGCCGACTGCACGCTCTGCCACATGACCTACATCGTACTGGCCCTTGACAAACGGCTCAACGACTATGAGACCATGGGAGCCTTGTTCGAAGAGCAAAGGGCTGACCTGATGGCACTCACGCTCTGGCAACGGCTGCTGGCCGTCATCAAACGGTTGCTCGATGTACTGGCGGATATGCTGGGAGTCACCTATAAAGAACTGTCTGCAAACATCGTCTGCAATGAGAAAATGCTCGACAAGTACATCGTCATGGCTGAAGCGTTGGAAGAGTACGAGGAGGCCGCGTAG
- a CDS encoding TIGR03915 family putative DNA repair protein: MTVYVFDGTMDGLLTAVFDAFYMKEQPEQLLAEGDALPLFCERTYHVTTDEEKARRVWAGLEKKLSREALRLISVSWLSELRKLNTPLFQYICKVFRQGDISRNFADTDVLAVTNIARRVLHEQLRMKQFIRFQKAKDGTYLAVVSPDHNVLPIIIDHFQDRFNDQPWLIYDAKRHYGYYYSLTPGPSPEGEGSNAPVRVTFEDEATVPFDLSNGKLDANMLSDNDQLFQELWRTYFKAICIKERMNPRKQLQDMPRRYWKYMTEKN; encoded by the coding sequence ATGACGGTATATGTGTTTGATGGAACGATGGACGGACTGCTGACGGCGGTGTTCGATGCTTTCTATATGAAGGAACAACCAGAGCAACTGCTGGCTGAGGGCGATGCGTTGCCGCTGTTCTGTGAACGGACCTATCATGTGACGACTGACGAGGAAAAGGCACGACGGGTGTGGGCAGGGTTGGAGAAGAAACTCAGTCGCGAGGCCCTGCGACTGATCTCTGTCAGTTGGCTGTCAGAGCTGAGGAAACTGAACACGCCGTTGTTCCAATATATATGTAAGGTCTTTCGTCAGGGCGATATATCACGGAATTTCGCTGATACTGATGTGTTGGCTGTGACAAATATCGCCCGACGCGTGCTGCATGAACAACTGAGGATGAAGCAGTTTATTCGTTTTCAGAAGGCGAAGGATGGCACTTATCTGGCTGTCGTATCGCCCGACCATAACGTGCTGCCCATCATCATCGACCATTTCCAGGACCGCTTCAACGACCAGCCGTGGCTGATATACGATGCGAAGCGGCATTATGGGTACTATTATAGCCTCACCCCCGGCCCCTCTCCAGAGGGAGAGGGGAGTAATGCGCCCGTCCGCGTCACCTTCGAGGACGAGGCTACTGTGCCGTTTGATTTATCGAATGGAAAACTTGATGCAAACATGCTCAGCGACAACGACCAGTTGTTCCAGGAACTTTGGCGCACCTATTTTAAGGCTATCTGCATCAAGGAGCGCATGAATCCCCGCAAGCAGTTGCAGGACATGCCTCGTCGCTATTGGAAATACATGACGGAAAAGAATTAA
- a CDS encoding formylglycine-generating enzyme family protein, which yields MCNFAHKFVEKLSKMTGRHFRLPTETEWEYAARGGQKSKGYMYAGANDTALVAWQYTDSLSSHHMPVATKRPNELGLYAMSGNVWEWCDTPYAPCANDQGT from the coding sequence TTGTGTAACTTCGCACACAAATTTGTAGAGAAACTAAGTAAGATGACTGGTCGCCACTTCCGTCTGCCCACCGAAACGGAATGGGAATATGCTGCCCGAGGAGGACAGAAGTCGAAAGGCTACATGTACGCAGGTGCAAACGACACAGCATTGGTAGCTTGGCAATATACCGACAGTTTGTCGTCCCATCATATGCCTGTAGCCACCAAACGCCCTAATGAATTAGGGCTATACGCCATGAGCGGTAACGTGTGGGAGTGGTGCGATACGCCTTATGCACCCTGTGCCAACGACCAAGGAACCTGA
- a CDS encoding uracil-DNA glycosylase family protein, giving the protein MTSYLNTENIERSRGGVEYHPLRPFLPENAKLLFLGSFPPQRKRWCMDFYYPNFINDHWRIEGQIFFGDKNHFVDVPNKRFKIDEIVAFCEEKGLAFFDTSTAIRRLQDNASDKFLEVVEPTDIPALLRQLPHLRAIVTTGEKATETICKTMGISEIPKVNTSSLIPHTSSIILYRLPSSSRAYPLSFDKKVDAYRCFFDFISLQSC; this is encoded by the coding sequence ATGACTTCCTATCTGAACACGGAGAATATTGAGCGTAGCAGGGGTGGGGTAGAGTACCACCCGTTGCGGCCTTTCCTGCCGGAGAACGCGAAGCTGCTGTTCTTGGGTAGTTTTCCGCCCCAGCGCAAGCGGTGGTGCATGGACTTCTATTACCCGAACTTTATCAACGACCACTGGCGCATTGAGGGACAGATATTCTTTGGCGATAAGAACCATTTCGTGGATGTGCCAAACAAGCGTTTCAAGATTGACGAAATCGTGGCATTCTGCGAAGAGAAGGGGCTTGCCTTCTTTGATACCTCTACGGCCATCCGTCGCCTCCAGGATAATGCCTCTGATAAGTTTCTTGAGGTGGTGGAGCCAACCGACATCCCTGCCTTACTCCGGCAGCTCCCTCATCTTCGCGCCATCGTCACTACAGGCGAGAAGGCCACAGAGACTATCTGTAAGACAATGGGGATTTCAGAGATTCCCAAGGTGAATACATCTTCCCTAATCCCTCATACATCTTCCATCATCCTCTATCGCCTTCCTTCCTCTTCTCGTGCCTACCCCTTGTCGTTCGACAAAAAGGTGGATGCCTACCGTTGTTTCTTTGACTTCATATCTTTGCAGTCATGCTGA
- a CDS encoding glycerate kinase, which yields MKKIIVAIDSFKGCLTSTEANQAASEGILAKMPEAKVVQVPVSDGGEGWLGAFKAAMGGSIVEVNVKDPLMRPIVAQYLIQGDTAVIEIAKASGLTLLKPEERNPMVATSYGTGQLIVDAVRRGCKHIIVGLGGSATSDCGIGMLRAIIDSFAKGKSWDDVRELDNVRFTIATDVTNPLCGENGAAFVFAPQKGATPEMVEALDARAKRFAEASAKHLGRDCQNAPGAGAAGGLGYAFLQYMNAECRSGIDLLLDTIHFDDLLQDADLVITGEGSADRQTLMGKLPFGILQRARKQNVPVMLIAGRIADEQFLLDAGFSHVACINPPGIPLEIAMQPATANENIRRAVSFSARNSRILRNSL from the coding sequence ATGAAGAAAATCATCGTTGCGATAGATTCGTTCAAGGGCTGCCTGACATCGACTGAGGCTAATCAAGCAGCGAGTGAGGGTATTCTTGCAAAGATGCCTGAGGCAAAGGTTGTGCAGGTGCCTGTGAGCGATGGTGGTGAGGGATGGCTGGGAGCTTTTAAGGCTGCGATGGGTGGCTCAATCGTAGAGGTCAACGTGAAGGACCCGCTGATGCGCCCTATCGTGGCACAGTATCTCATTCAAGGCGATACAGCGGTAATAGAGATTGCCAAGGCCAGCGGACTGACGCTGCTCAAGCCCGAAGAGCGCAATCCAATGGTGGCCACGAGTTACGGTACTGGTCAGTTGATAGTAGATGCTGTTAGAAGAGGCTGCAAGCACATTATCGTAGGTCTTGGCGGAAGTGCCACCAGCGACTGTGGCATTGGCATGCTGCGAGCGATTATCGATAGTTTTGCCAAAGGGAAGTCCTGGGATGATGTGCGTGAACTGGATAATGTCCGCTTCACGATAGCAACGGATGTCACCAATCCGCTTTGTGGTGAGAATGGTGCGGCTTTTGTTTTCGCTCCTCAAAAGGGAGCTACACCGGAAATGGTCGAGGCCCTTGATGCTCGTGCCAAACGTTTTGCGGAGGCATCTGCCAAGCATCTGGGCCGTGACTGCCAAAACGCGCCTGGCGCAGGTGCAGCAGGAGGCTTGGGTTATGCCTTCCTGCAATACATGAATGCCGAATGTCGTTCAGGCATCGACCTCCTGTTAGATACCATCCATTTTGACGACCTGCTACAAGATGCCGACCTCGTCATTACAGGTGAAGGCTCTGCAGACCGCCAAACGCTCATGGGTAAGTTGCCCTTTGGCATCTTGCAGCGAGCAAGAAAACAAAATGTTCCTGTAATGCTTATAGCCGGCCGCATAGCTGACGAACAATTCCTTCTTGATGCAGGCTTCTCCCATGTCGCCTGCATCAATCCTCCTGGAATACCCCTCGAAATCGCGATGCAACCCGCAACAGCGAATGAAAATATCAGGCGAGCGGTGTCTTTTTCTGCCAGGAATTCGCGAATATTGCGAAATTCTTTGTAA
- a CDS encoding putative DNA modification/repair radical SAM protein, producing the protein MLTEKTMEKLRILAESAKYDVSCSSSGTVRKGKQGMVGSTVGGVGICHSFADDGRCISLLKVMLTNYCMYDCAYCINRRSNDIKRATLSVSELEEITMEFYRRNYIEGLFLSSGVVRNPDYTMERLTAIARDLRTVHRFNGYIHLKSIPGCSQELLNEAGRYADRMSVNIEIPKEESLKLLAPEKDHKSVFQPMKMIQQGVLENKEDRKKYRYAPRFVPAGQSTQMIVGATKESDLDILKMSSALYQQPTMRRVYYSGYVSVNTYDPRLPVLKQPPLVRENRLYQADWLLRFYHFSVDEIVDEMHVNLDLEVDPKLAWALRHPEYFPVDINTADYEQLLRVPGLGTKSAWLIVNSRRFNCLTSYDLKKMGVVMKKAKYFITCNELTSQFSQPIVGINELRPERLRPLLVSKAQQKRAAEEQQLKLDFGDV; encoded by the coding sequence ATGCTGACAGAAAAGACAATGGAGAAGCTGCGGATACTCGCAGAGTCGGCGAAATACGATGTGTCGTGCTCGTCGAGTGGCACCGTACGCAAAGGTAAGCAGGGCATGGTGGGCTCAACCGTTGGTGGCGTGGGCATCTGTCACTCGTTTGCCGATGATGGAAGGTGTATCTCGTTGCTGAAGGTGATGCTGACGAACTACTGTATGTATGACTGTGCATATTGCATCAACCGTCGAAGCAACGATATCAAGCGGGCAACGCTCTCCGTGAGCGAACTGGAGGAAATCACGATGGAGTTCTATCGCAGGAACTACATTGAGGGGCTCTTCCTGTCGAGTGGTGTGGTACGCAATCCTGACTATACGATGGAGCGGTTGACTGCCATTGCTCGCGACCTCAGAACCGTTCATCGTTTTAACGGCTATATCCACCTGAAGAGCATCCCAGGCTGTTCGCAAGAACTGCTCAACGAGGCTGGCCGCTATGCTGATCGCATGAGTGTGAACATCGAGATACCCAAGGAGGAATCGCTGAAGCTCCTTGCGCCTGAGAAAGACCACAAGAGCGTGTTCCAACCGATGAAGATGATTCAGCAGGGTGTGCTGGAAAATAAGGAAGACCGTAAGAAGTATCGCTATGCGCCACGATTCGTGCCAGCAGGTCAATCGACGCAGATGATTGTGGGGGCTACGAAAGAGAGTGATTTGGACATCCTGAAAATGTCCAGCGCATTGTATCAGCAGCCCACCATGCGTCGCGTGTATTATTCTGGCTATGTGAGTGTGAACACCTACGACCCACGACTGCCTGTACTCAAGCAGCCGCCATTGGTGCGCGAGAACCGTTTGTATCAAGCTGACTGGCTGTTGCGATTCTATCACTTTAGCGTCGACGAGATCGTCGACGAGATGCACGTGAACCTTGATTTGGAGGTGGATCCGAAACTGGCGTGGGCACTCAGGCATCCTGAATATTTCCCTGTGGATATCAATACGGCAGATTACGAGCAGCTATTGAGAGTCCCTGGACTCGGTACCAAGTCGGCTTGGCTCATCGTGAACTCGCGTCGCTTTAACTGTCTTACTTCTTACGACCTTAAGAAGATGGGTGTCGTCATGAAGAAGGCAAAGTATTTTATTACATGCAACGAGTTGACCTCACAGTTCTCACAGCCTATCGTCGGCATCAACGAACTGCGACCAGAACGGCTAAGACCATTGCTTGTCTCGAAAGCCCAGCAGAAACGGGCTGCAGAGGAACAACAACTGAAACTGGACTTCGGAGATGTTTAA
- a CDS encoding DUF2461 domain-containing protein — protein MDAKRILNYLKQLMTNNNRDWYLANKAEYDTIRADFEEGVKLAIGRIAGFDPSIAHLRVKDCTYRFNRDTRFSNDKSPYKNHLGAYIAAHGKKALHGGYYLHLEPGHCMVACGNYWLPTNILTSCRNEIMANTDEWLKCVENKMFQKYFGSPQASSFKTPTDVSSWDQPQGFGLEKLKSCPSGFPRDWVHIEYLRMKDYCCWHQVSDDFYQGDKWLDEIESMFKTAKPMMDFINSVIDDYE, from the coding sequence ATGGATGCAAAACGAATATTGAATTACCTGAAACAGTTGATGACCAACAACAACCGCGACTGGTACTTGGCCAATAAGGCAGAGTATGACACCATTAGGGCCGACTTCGAGGAGGGGGTGAAACTGGCTATTGGAAGAATTGCCGGCTTCGACCCGTCGATTGCTCATCTGAGAGTGAAGGACTGCACCTACCGCTTCAATCGCGACACGCGATTCTCGAACGACAAGTCGCCCTATAAGAACCACTTGGGGGCTTATATCGCTGCTCACGGCAAGAAGGCACTACATGGGGGCTATTATCTGCACCTGGAACCAGGCCATTGCATGGTGGCCTGTGGCAACTATTGGTTGCCCACAAATATCCTTACCTCATGCCGAAATGAGATTATGGCCAATACCGACGAGTGGCTTAAATGCGTGGAGAACAAGATGTTCCAGAAGTATTTCGGAAGTCCGCAAGCCAGTAGCTTCAAGACACCTACTGATGTCTCCTCGTGGGATCAGCCACAAGGTTTTGGACTGGAAAAACTGAAGAGCTGTCCATCGGGATTCCCTCGCGACTGGGTGCATATCGAGTATCTGCGAATGAAGGACTACTGCTGTTGGCATCAGGTGTCTGATGACTTCTACCAAGGCGATAAATGGCTTGACGAGATTGAATCCATGTTCAAAACCGCCAAGCCCATGATGGACTTCATCAATTCGGTCATCGACGATTACGAGTGA
- a CDS encoding tetratricopeptide repeat protein, translating into MTVKEIFELRKQGRIEEAYEAIRPMYAVHQGKYTTLCMFWTANDILKKRIKERRLDEAEKIFKALLRVLLNIEDKDGKALSSILYDAVTLDKESKSFCMLDFVEQLKVEKLSDEDWKDLTPCPSPNGEGSKYTIPSVAQQMLTCAFHELQEQMYGDFMTKKAPLSHDEVMASSLKVMPLLQEAMRRNPRDKHNQRYIAVVYTIMGERDKAVDIYHHLLKRSHDSYLYAELAELTDDPGQKAALYCQAIQNQRQEKFRTGYRLELAQLLIERDKPRAAHELQKCVATRKALGYHNTRDIELMLQQVAGIQPTTDAEQQDFYRKMTEKYRN; encoded by the coding sequence ATGACCGTAAAAGAGATTTTTGAACTGCGGAAGCAGGGAAGAATAGAGGAGGCATACGAAGCTATACGTCCGATGTACGCCGTGCATCAGGGTAAATATACGACGTTGTGTATGTTCTGGACAGCGAACGATATCCTGAAGAAACGCATCAAGGAGCGACGGCTGGACGAGGCTGAGAAGATTTTTAAGGCGCTGTTGCGTGTGCTGCTCAATATCGAAGACAAAGATGGCAAGGCACTCAGCAGCATCCTATACGATGCCGTGACGCTCGATAAGGAGAGTAAGTCGTTTTGTATGCTTGACTTTGTGGAACAGCTGAAGGTCGAGAAGTTGAGCGATGAGGATTGGAAAGACCTCACCCCTTGCCCCTCTCCGAATGGCGAGGGGAGTAAATACACCATCCCCTCTGTTGCCCAGCAGATGCTTACCTGCGCCTTCCATGAATTGCAGGAGCAGATGTATGGCGACTTTATGACAAAAAAGGCCCCGTTGTCGCACGACGAAGTCATGGCCAGCAGTCTGAAGGTGATGCCATTGCTGCAGGAGGCCATGCGCCGCAATCCGCGCGACAAGCACAACCAGCGCTATATTGCTGTGGTCTATACCATTATGGGCGAACGCGATAAGGCCGTGGACATCTATCATCACTTGCTCAAGCGTTCTCATGACAGTTATCTCTATGCCGAACTGGCCGAGTTGACCGATGACCCAGGACAGAAAGCCGCGCTCTATTGTCAGGCCATCCAGAACCAACGGCAGGAGAAGTTTCGCACGGGCTACCGTCTTGAGCTGGCCCAACTGCTTATTGAGCGCGATAAGCCCCGTGCCGCCCATGAGCTACAGAAGTGCGTTGCCACCCGTAAAGCATTAGGCTATCACAATACTCGTGACATCGAGCTGATGCTGCAGCAAGTCGCTGGCATCCAGCCCACGACCGATGCTGAACAGCAGGACTTTTATCGGAAGATGACGGAGAAGTACAGAAATTGA
- the bcp gene encoding thioredoxin-dependent thiol peroxidase has translation MNIGDKAPEILGKDEQGRDIRLSDYKGRKLVLYFYPKDNTSGCTAEACSLRDHYSELQGKGYEVVGVSKDSAASHVKFKEKHELPFPLIADVDKTLMEAMGAWGEKVMYGKKTMGTIRTTFIINEEGIIEQIFAGKQVKTKEHAEQILNK, from the coding sequence ATGAATATTGGAGACAAGGCGCCCGAGATTCTGGGCAAAGACGAACAGGGACGGGATATCCGTCTGAGTGATTATAAGGGTCGTAAACTGGTGTTGTATTTCTATCCTAAGGACAATACGAGTGGCTGTACGGCTGAGGCTTGCAGCTTGCGCGACCACTATAGCGAACTGCAAGGCAAGGGCTATGAGGTGGTAGGTGTGAGCAAGGACAGTGCTGCCTCGCACGTGAAGTTCAAGGAGAAGCACGAACTGCCCTTCCCGCTGATTGCCGATGTGGACAAGACATTGATGGAGGCCATGGGTGCCTGGGGCGAGAAAGTGATGTACGGCAAGAAGACCATGGGCACCATCCGCACCACCTTTATCATCAATGAGGAGGGTATCATTGAGCAGATCTTCGCTGGCAAACAGGTGAAGACCAAAGAGCACGCAGAGCAGATTCTCAACAAATGA
- a CDS encoding PaaI family thioesterase, producing MDIKELLNRTDRFAANAGCRITEVDERHAVTEMTVKEMHLNGGNVCQGGALFTLADLAIAAWMNYNGQLTFGINNSIMFVSSAREGDVLRAEAVGICDHHKIPAVEVRVTNQDGRLICHVTGMGYRKSVKVPTEE from the coding sequence ATGGATATAAAGGAACTATTGAATCGGACGGATAGGTTTGCGGCCAATGCGGGTTGCAGGATTACGGAGGTGGACGAGCGGCATGCTGTGACGGAGATGACCGTCAAGGAGATGCACCTGAATGGCGGCAATGTGTGTCAGGGTGGGGCGCTGTTTACGTTGGCCGACTTGGCGATAGCGGCATGGATGAACTACAACGGTCAGCTGACATTCGGCATCAACAATAGCATCATGTTTGTATCGAGTGCACGTGAGGGCGATGTGCTGCGGGCTGAGGCTGTCGGCATTTGCGACCATCACAAGATTCCTGCCGTAGAGGTGCGCGTGACCAATCAGGACGGACGACTCATCTGTCATGTGACGGGAATGGGTTATCGTAAAAGCGTAAAGGTGCCAACGGAAGAATGA